From Rhododendron vialii isolate Sample 1 chromosome 7a, ASM3025357v1:
TCCTCTTGAATTGCAGCAACTGAATAAGACATGAGTTCCCTTGAAAAAAGCCCTGAATCAATTCCCATATCTGCCCAACCACCAACACCGTCCGCTACACCAATTGCTTGTTCATCTGCACAAATAAAGTGAGCGTCCTCTCCACCAGTTTCTTCTTTGTCTGGATGAGGCAGATAGCATGACCCTGAAATTAGCTTCAGTGTACTCCCTCCTAGATCATTCCTGCAGTCAATGACGAGCAACGTAACTGATAACTGATTAAAAACACTACAACAACACTATCAATTTGTATTTACAGGTGCGAAGAACTTTCACAGAATCATATTTTAGTAGAAAATCAGCTCCTGATAACATTAAGACTCCGAGATGGTAAATCATCTCTAGTCATCAGTGAGATTATATGCCAAACACCATACCTTATGTCCTGTCATAAATATTATACTATCAGaaaggcaaaataaaaaatgcgaAGAAATCAATTCCCTGAACAACTACACTGACGAGGTCTTGCCCAAGTCCATATTGGATAAGTTCACATTACGAACGTGCCAAGAAGGGGCGGATGGAGCAATAGAAATGCTCATTTGAAGAGAAAAGTTATCTGAATACTACTAGCATTCTTTTTATAATAGAAAGGTACTCAGCAGATAGATGTGGAGAGGAAGGTCACACAAgaagtctttagttttgtatctGAAACCATACAGAGTACAGGAAAGCCCGACTACACCGCAAAGATGGTTATCATGCACCTTGTATGACACAAACTGGAcatgaaacaaagaaaattacttgtaggatcAGTTTATCAGAACTCTACCATTAGAGGATAAACTGCTCCCACCATGTATTCATAAAGCGAAATTGACGCTCAAATAGAAACCTGATCAACCTTATTAGACATGTCATTGACATCAGTATCACAAGTATCAACAGTCATATAACAATAGCAATTAATAAGAGAAGTTTCCGCAACAGCAGTCCAATAAAATAACTCAATTTCATTcctaaaattacaaaaaacaatcaaaatcaTGAAGAAAACATACTTTTCTGAAGTAACTGCAGCACTTGCAAGTTGGTCCTCACGTCCAGAGTTATCAAAGGACACTTCAGGGGCGGCCCCAACAGAGGAATTTGCAGTAGATGAGCTGTGGAAGCACTTAATTCCAAATCCCAAGAATGGAGTAGAGTTGCCCCTCCTCCTTGTAACATTGTCTATGTAATATCCACAACAAAATAGATTTTTGGACTGTTCCTTACTTCTCAAACTCATGCAGGCTTTTCTGCAGTTGTCAAAAGCCTCGAAGCTTACATTGCTGCAAACAGTAGAAGCATTTGTTGTTGACACATTTAGGTTCCCAACCTTCGAAGCTAGATTATTTAAGGAACAGTCCCCAAATACAGCCCTAGAGCCACAAACAGCCATTGTTGTCTTCTGAGACTCTATATATGCAGGAAAGTTGCTGGGTTCAGATAGCAGGCGATCAACGTGATACCCACAAACCTGAAACGAAGGCCCTGAAACTGACGGAATAGAGAATGTGCGAGAAAGTGCTCCAACAAATGAAATATTCCTTCTTCGATTCACTAAATGCAAATTTGATTGGGCGGCGACAACAGCTCCAGGTCGTAGGAGCACATGAAGATCACTAAATGCCGAAAAAGGTGAGGAATGGAATGACCTCGTGCAGCCAAACAACAATTTCCCATGATCAATAAGAATTCCGACCGAGTCTTGAACCACACCTTTTTGCCCAGCAATCGACCTTGGGATTTCCCGCTTGAATGCGGTGCTTATGATGGAGAAATAATTAGATGGCATCTTACCCTCTCAAACAAAGCAACCTCGCTTCAGCCCATTCATTAGAGATATGAAAACTAGCACAATTTACAGAAGATGATTTCATAACTCCCAATACATCAAGTTCCAAATTCTCAAGTAGAGACTACTCCACAATGAAATCAGCAACCTGCAACGCATAAACAAGCTATATATACTTTAAGTAGGGAAATAAAAACTCCTTCCACTGACAGGGAAATGGTAACCAACTAAACACCTTTATGAACAGTTGttccttcaaaattttccaCGAAGTAATCGTAACAATAAGAAAGGCCTAGTTTCTAGTAATTTCTATTAATGAGAATTCCAAGTGAAGGGGGCTTACGTTCTATTTCAACTAAAATATGGCAGCTTTAGTAGTAGTTATAACTTATAAGTGACTTTCAAAGTAGAGTGGAATATGGATTAGAGATAGAGCACGTCTTCCTTTTAGGAACATCTATGATTACAGTCCTTAACAAAAAGGATTCAAATCACTACTCTTTTAAATAATTGTTTCGAAGCCGTCATGATAAAGCTCCTAAACTCATTGTTGGAATCCATGGGCAAGCTTCAATAACTTGATGGATGAATAATACTGTCAAGTGTCAAATACTTCCATTTGAAGTCCAAATCTATTAAATGGAGCCCTATTAGCACAGATACGGACACGATGGGGATGCAGACATGGCAATTTTGGCCCAATACTTTTGAAGTTACAAATATTTACTACTGGAAAACTTTAAAATTCATATAAATCACACTGTAGTGTTTTCATGTCTGTTCCTGGCGTGTTGTGTGTCCGTCACGGACACATCTATTTCTAAGAGTGTCGGTGCATAGATGGAGCCTAGAGGAACACAAAACGAATGATTTTGAGGCGAGCAAATATTCGAACCaacaaaatgggaaaaggaccaacaaaaaaggaaaataaatccaaactaacaagaaaaaggaaaaataacatGTATTGGTCAACATAATACCTGAAAAACAATACTATGaccagagtttttttttttggtaagtatgacCAGAGTTATTCACTAAACATAATACTTCTCGTACATGGCACAAGCTTCTCCaaatcaagaacacaagatAAGCTACTGTAACCTCGTTTAATGGTTAATTTTCgctatcaattgaaaaaaaaaacctttacaAAAACTACCCAATTACTTTAACAGAGAGTGTTCCCACATACTCTAGAACCCCAAAATGATGCTTATGATACAACACGGCCGGCCCTGGGGAAAGAAGCCTATGAAGCCGCAGGTTCAAGACCCACAAGAAATGCTACAAACAAGGGCAAGTAAATTTATAATACTCCTACATCTGCGCTGAATCTTCTTTGGATTCACTCTTGAAggaagtttttttaaaatcatctcaaattttcaataacccacaaaaggaacaacaaaaaacaaacaaacagagagagagagagagagagagagagagagagagagagagagagacggataCCTGTTCGATTTTCGATTTAGGGCTGGTTCTGATTTAGATGATTCTCATCGAATAGAAATTTTGGGTTTACACATACATaggaaaccctagaaattggGACGTGCCACAGAATAGTCTTCCCAAAAAAGTGGAATACTGATCTTTTTATCTTTCGATATATATTGTGATTTATgagattgttttgtttttaaaatttcatcaatttttttttaaattttttttagttggcCTAGTTTAGCTCAGtttaaaagtaaagaaaaaaaatgaaaaaaaatcaacgacaatcgcaaaaataaaaaaaagtattttatgaAATTCAAAACCGCAACACAACTGGTGAAAGATGCCAACAATTGTTAAAACTTTTTATACAATGGACTAATGGAGTTTAAAAGTATCTAACTTTTACAAAATTATCAATCATCGTACTCATTTGTCGGTCATCAAACGGGGACATAGTCCTTGCACCAAAACTACTTAggtcccgtttcagaacaccttcttaaaaaataaatacttattttatatttttaaattcaaaaataatgtaaataaaaaattatttttttattttttttttgcaccgtataaaagatctcgataaaatctatcaaacaagatccatattgctagaaaaattatttacgtaaacacattatttttaagcttaaaattgccttcttaaaaaataagtacttattttcagttgcggaacggggcctaaaggCTCATTTAGCTTTAAAAGTGAaacagtaactttttttttgtttttattttaaaaaaatttgtatcttttgtaacttattgattcgtctcggcgagagaaatcagaaaagtaaaaaattttgattgaaacacataattttttcaaaaagaaaagaataagtaaaaaaaaaaagctgacttattgacttatttttgtctttattcaaaaaattattgagtttcgataaaaaaaatttacttttctgattcctctcgtcaaaacgaatcaataagtcacaaaagtttgacgtaaaacaaaaaaatgcaaaaaaaaatttaataagagaaaaaaaaaaagtcactcaactttttaattcaaatccACCCTTAATTTTAATGAGACAATACCAATACCAATGCTGTCCATTTATTATGCTCGACATTTCGTTTTTACATCTTCTTCCCATTttataaattcttttttaattttgcctAAAAAGGTATTAAAaataagggcttgtttgataacttaaattcagcacttaaaactatcaattaagtaataagtgattcagtaagTTTAATAACGACACTATACATTACTTAACAACTcaaaatgtaggctaaaaagtttttaaaaaaaaagtagttttgAGCTACATAATTCTGACTGAATTCttgtgtacttgcatttaatcaccataccaccaccaccaccaccaggtCCACCACTCCTACAACTAttccaccaccacttcaccaccatcaccaccactctcgccgccaccaccaccaccaccactcctccgccgctgccgccaccaccaccaccaccaccctcctATCACtctatcaccaccaccaccaccaccaccattaccacactgccaccaccactatcACACCGTCGCTGCCGCCACCATCACAATGtcaccattgcacaactatcactcCATCGACATCACTCACTGTCACTATTACATCATCACTCCACTACcgccaccaccattacaccaccaccaccaccaccactcactgccatcgttacatcaccatcactctACCACCACTATTACACCACTATCGCCAGCActtcaacaccaccaccaccaccaccactgctgccACCACTCTatcaccaccaacacaccaccactaccaccacaatcaccattattataagtacattgtgaccattagtaaattaaaagagaatttgaactaaaattaatttatctttttttaattcagtacttaatatgtttaccaaacagcttttcaacttaaaaaaaaacagcattcagttttcagtacttaatttttcagcattaagtttcagttttcaattttatcaaacacgcCCCATGTGTCTCTTAAGCAATACAAATGATAAGGGTCAGGGTGGACCGAGCTTCCATTTAATTTGTTTACACCCCAGTTTGGGCTTCTATGAGCCTCTGTATGGCCCACAACAACGATtgaaactgttcattttgtagaataCGTCATGTATGATATATACTCGAAAAAATAACTCGATCGAAACTCTATAGTTctataaacaaaacaaatttgtgCACGGAAACATGGTTGATGACAAGTTTGATAGTTCAGATCTCAAACACTTCAATTGATTGATTAAAGGAGGACCTCAATTTGATTACCAACACGAGTTAGCTCCGGAGACCATTTAAATACAAGTTTCAAATATAGGACACTTGATAAACCCAATTTTTCCATTTGGGATAAAAGTGTCACTTCACTAACACTTTAGGGACCAACATTACAATTAAACCCTCCTAAAGAGTATATGTGCACCATGCTGAAGTTGCAGTGTCACATACTGAGTAGGGGCATGAACGTATGACAGCGATACAGAGAGATAATACCGTCTAATTATCATAGCTAATGCAATCTTCGCTTCCACCACAGCAAGATTCTGGCCTACGCAAATCCTGGCACCCAAACCAAATGGGATAAACGATGCGAAATGCTTCCGAGCCTCAGTGAATCTCATCGGGTTGAACTCCTTAGCATCTACTCCCCATAGCTCAGTGTCGTGGTGCACCACCATCATGGCCAGGTAGAGTTGGGTATTGGTTGGAACGTTGAGGGTTCCTTAGCTTTACGCTTTTCAAGGTTTGCCTCATGAGCGCCACGACCGGTGGGTAGAGCCGGAGTGTTTCGTTTAGTATCATGCTCACCTGctagaaaaaagaaattaaaaaagatttcaaTGTTTCAATGGGTGCTATTTGGCAACAATGTTTCCATCCTttcttgtcaaaaaaagaaaaaagtttgcCAGATTGTGTCCAATACTAGTACTATTTTTCACATCATCGGTTAATGTGCTAGTGACTTGGTTTAAACATGCAACATGTTTTTGAATAGAAAACACAtggttacaacttacaagaaATATTGAGAACAAGAGGTTGGCTGATTACTCGATCGTGTCTCACAAGCGTTGCAAAACTTGACAATATGACTAGCAGAAAATGTTTGATGTCTCCATAGTTACCCATCATGTTTGCTGTCTCCAGTTCCATACAGATAATAGACAACAAAAATGGTACTCCACAAAAGACTCGTTTGACCGGTTGAAAATCAGCTTGAGATTGGCCCTTTGTGTCCAAAACCTATTGACTGTGTCATTTTGGAACAACAATATCTTTCAAACGTTTATTTCTATTTCAGTTTGCAAAGTTTTTTAAACAGAAAACAGACAAGAAACATGGTACCAACACTCATTTGACTCGTTAAAAAGTTCATTCAAGATCAAATCCTTGCGCCTAAAAGTGTTGTCAAACTTGACGAGATGATTAACATAGATATCAACCAAACTTACAATCTTGAACTCATTTAAATTCTCTGCAGTTCGGACCTCACATTCCCTGCAAACGGAAAACACTTCTTCCCTTGGCCTTGGTTTGCCATTAATGATGCAATGCAAGATGTAGAAGTGCCCAAGTCAAAAGATTGGCAGTGATATCCCTTCCATAGAAGGTTTTGCATTCATCGATTACTTCCTCGACTCCCAATCTCTCTTCTACATCGGTGGGAGGACAATAACAAAGAAAGgagatttttcaatttttctcttattttgcTGTTGATTACGATTACTGTCCTTATTAATTCTTGAGTTTCCTTGTCCAACTGCCACCTCATTCTGTTCTTCTTTGTGGGCAAAAACCGCAGAAGATTGGTTATAAGAAATCAAGGACAGAAAAATTTGGTCAAAACCAAGAAACACAAGTGACAAgaccacataattttttaggaTAAAGCATAAAATCGATGAAAAGTAGAAACTATTAACATCAAACTAACACAATAGGCATTTATAATCACTAAATCATTAAGTCAGTGCACAAGCCTCCTGCTCACATTAGAGTCAAAACTCAGAAGATACAATGGGTAGGTTTCTATACCATTCAATGTTTGTAGGATATTAACTTCTGACTCAGAACCCCGAATGCTATGGCAAAGAAGCAATTGACTCTGCATCATGTCACAAACTCAACCAAATGTTGAGTATCCATTCAAAATGTTTTGGTAGTATTGAAAAGATATGTGGCCATACACACAAAAAACCAATAAAATGCAACTGTTTACTAAACGACATAGATTTAGGAATGTGAGATTTTCTAGAGCCTTCTCAAAGGCCAGGGAGTTTGCATGGATGCCAATCAAATAACTATGATagaaaatcatttaatttgaTACCATCCCAAGATGAGATAGAAAAGGGATATAATATCACAACAAGTCAACAGTTAATAGGCACCTAAATCCAGGAATGTAAACACTCTTTAAGGCTGCAACACGAGACTGGTTTGGTGGTCtattgatttgaaaatctatTTCCCCTCTTCGAAACTACTTCCAAAAGCTGTCCGAGATATAATATCGGCTGAAAGGTCGTGGAGTTCTTTGTTCACTTCCAACTCGAACTTGTCCCTCCCTCCTCTTTCttcctcccacttctgcagcatCTTTATAGTACTAGCAACCATTTCTGGCACCCAACCCTGTCATATGCAGTGTCAACCTGATGATATTTTGGTCACAAAGTTAATGTTGAATTGGAGGGTAGAGTATGTTTAAGTGGTTTTAATGCAGTGCAAATGCTCATCAAGCCTTCCAATGGAAAAAGATAAGTTTAGCTGTCAACTGGGTTCCATCTTGATCGATTCTAatgccttttttcttttctacaaaTATGAGGACACACAAACATCGACCAAAACTGGCCACATAAAGTGCATGCATGGACAACAATCTTTAGAAGTAGGTCTATCCAACAGGTCTTGTAAAGTCAAGTACGTTTTATGTACTTTCTATGGCCTATATTGTACAAATTGAGTTGCCTTTATTCGCATGTCAaccttcattttcaaaaccttCCAACCTCATTGACCCAACAAATCCAAAGCTGATTCCAGAGACCCTTTACAAACATATAATATATACTATGAATTCATTGAATTCCATGACAAGAAATCTATTTCCACCATTTGTTTAAAAACCCGTCAAGCACTCTCAATGTTGCTGCATTACAAACATCGAGTAAAGAACTGCAAACTTGTAAATTCAATTCAGCTCCATAAGTGACCACATCTTTGT
This genomic window contains:
- the LOC131332511 gene encoding probable protein phosphatase 2C 55 isoform X2, yielding MPSNYFSIISTAFKREIPRSIAGQKGVVQDSVGILIDHGKLLFGCTRSFHSSPFSAFSDLHVLLRPGAVVAAQSNLHLVNRRRNISFVGALSRTFSIPSVSGPSFQVCGYHVDRLLSEPSNFPAYIESQKTTMAVCGSRAVFGDCSLNNLASKVGNLNVSTTNASTVCSNVSFEAFDNCRKACMSLRSKEQSKNLFCCGYYIDNVTRRRGNSTPFLGFGIKCFHSSSTANSSVGAAPEVSFDNSGREDQLASAAVTSEKNDLGGSTLKLISGSCYLPHPDKEETGGEDAHFICADEQAIGVADGVGGWADMGIDSGLFSRELMSYSVAAIQEEPKGSIDPARVLEKAHSSTKAKGSSTACIIALTDQGLHAINLGDSGFIVVRDGCTIFRSPVQQHDFNFTYQLESGNGGDLPSSGQVFTIPVAPGDVVIAGTDGLFDNLYNNEVNTVVVHAARTGLGPQVTAQKIAALARQRALDKNRQTPFSTAAQDAGFRYYGGKLDDITVVVSYITGTSNV
- the LOC131332511 gene encoding probable protein phosphatase 2C 55 isoform X1 — encoded protein: MPSNYFSIISTAFKREIPRSIAGQKGVVQDSVGILIDHGKLLFGCTRSFHSSPFSAFSDLHVLLRPGAVVAAQSNLHLVNRRRNISFVGALSRTFSIPSVSGPSFQVCGYHVDRLLSEPSNFPAYIESQKTTMAVCGSRAVFGDCSLNNLASKVGNLNVSTTNASTVCSNVSFEAFDNCRKACMSLRSKEQSKNLFCCGYYIDNVTRRRGNSTPFLGFGIKCFHSSSTANSSVGAAPEVSFDNSGREDQLASAAVTSEKNDLGGSTLKLISGSCYLPHPDKEETGGEDAHFICADEQAIGVADGVGGWADMGIDSGLFSRELMSYSVAAIQEEPKGSIDPARVLEKAHSSTKAKGSSTACIIALTDQGLHAINLGDSGFIVVRDGCTIFRSPVQQHDFNFTYQLESGNGGDLPSSGQVFTIPVAPGDVVIAGTDGLFDNLYNNEVNTVVVHAARTGLGPQVTAQKIAALARQRALDKNRQTPFSTAAQDAGFRYYGGKLDDITVVVSYITGTSNELSSHSACESG